A single Micromonospora sp. CCTCC AA 2012012 DNA region contains:
- a CDS encoding MarR family winged helix-turn-helix transcriptional regulator, translating into MTGPPDRAALGTLLRHVLDLLDGDVAAVQADLGLTDYRPRFSPLVRVLVADGPLPIRDLATRVGVTHSAASQTVAQMHRAGLVTLTPGRDARQRVVTLTDRAHTLLPAIEAEWAATTTAMRQLDTELPVPLADELSAVLAALRRRPLRARIADTGLAVRRTGDGRVGG; encoded by the coding sequence GTGACCGGACCACCCGACCGCGCGGCGCTGGGCACCCTGCTGCGCCACGTCCTCGACCTGCTCGACGGCGACGTCGCCGCCGTCCAGGCCGACCTCGGCCTCACCGACTACCGGCCCCGCTTCTCACCCCTGGTACGGGTGCTCGTCGCCGACGGGCCGCTGCCCATCCGGGACCTCGCCACCCGGGTCGGCGTCACCCACTCCGCCGCCAGCCAGACCGTCGCCCAGATGCACCGCGCCGGACTGGTCACCCTCACCCCCGGCCGGGACGCCCGACAGCGCGTCGTCACCCTCACCGACCGGGCACACACCCTGTTGCCCGCCATCGAGGCCGAATGGGCGGCCACCACCACCGCCATGCGGCAACTCGACACCGAACTGCCCGTGCCGCTGGCTGACGAGCTGTCCGCCGTCCTGGCCGCACTGCGCCGCCGGCCGCTGCGCGCCCGCATCGCCGACACCGGCCTCGCCGTACGCCGTACGGGCGACGGTAGGGTCGGCGGGTGA
- a CDS encoding sulfite exporter TauE/SafE family protein yields MTTLLTAAAMAGWVDAVVGGGGLLLLPALLVAAPGLPVATALGTNKLAAIFDTSTAAVTYARRTKVDWAVAGPSAGLAVVTAGLGAALAGAVPAGAYRPVVLVVLVSVAVFVLCRPRLGVVAQPARRTRGRVVVAVAVAGLGIALYDGLIGPGTGTFLVLAFTALVGADFVHGSAMAKVVNAGTNLGALVVFGATGHVWWLLGAGMAVCNVAGAALGARMALRRGSGFVRVVLLVVVVALVAKLGHDQWLAG; encoded by the coding sequence TTGACCACTCTGCTGACCGCTGCCGCCATGGCGGGGTGGGTGGACGCGGTGGTGGGTGGAGGGGGTCTGTTGTTGTTGCCGGCCTTGTTGGTGGCGGCGCCGGGGTTGCCGGTGGCGACGGCGTTGGGCACGAACAAGTTGGCGGCGATCTTCGATACGTCGACGGCGGCGGTGACGTATGCGCGGCGGACGAAGGTGGACTGGGCGGTGGCGGGGCCGTCGGCGGGTCTGGCGGTGGTGACGGCGGGGTTGGGTGCGGCGTTGGCGGGGGCGGTGCCGGCGGGGGCGTACCGGCCGGTGGTGTTGGTGGTGTTGGTCTCGGTGGCGGTGTTCGTGTTGTGCCGGCCGCGGTTGGGGGTGGTGGCGCAGCCGGCGCGGCGGACCCGGGGGCGGGTGGTCGTGGCGGTGGCGGTGGCCGGGTTGGGGATCGCCCTGTACGACGGGTTGATCGGGCCGGGGACGGGGACGTTCCTGGTGTTGGCGTTCACCGCGTTGGTGGGGGCGGATTTCGTGCACGGGTCGGCGATGGCGAAGGTGGTGAACGCCGGTACGAATCTGGGTGCGTTGGTGGTGTTCGGCGCGACGGGGCACGTGTGGTGGTTGCTGGGTGCGGGGATGGCGGTGTGCAACGTGGCCGGAGCCGCGCTGGGGGCGCGGATGGCGTTGCGGCGCGGCTCCGGCTTCGTGCGGGTGGTGTTGCTGGTGGTGGTGGTGGCGTTGGTGGCCAAGCTGGGTCATGACCAGTGGTTGGCCGGTTGA
- a CDS encoding winged helix-turn-helix transcriptional regulator, producing the protein MTVRPEAGGAPRACDGGLARAFAFLGKRWNGVLLGTLAHGPAGFAELTRALPGISESVLSDRLGELCRVGLVSRTVREGPPLGVTYQLTERGAALLPALDALGRWAHENLPAAPQAGC; encoded by the coding sequence ATGACGGTCAGGCCGGAAGCGGGTGGCGCGCCGCGGGCGTGCGACGGGGGTCTCGCCCGGGCCTTCGCGTTCCTCGGGAAGCGGTGGAACGGTGTGCTGCTGGGCACCCTCGCCCACGGTCCGGCGGGGTTCGCCGAGCTGACCCGGGCGCTGCCGGGGATCAGTGAGTCCGTGTTGTCGGACCGGCTGGGTGAGTTGTGCCGGGTGGGGCTGGTGTCCCGGACGGTGCGGGAGGGTCCTCCGCTGGGGGTGACCTATCAGCTCACCGAGCGCGGGGCGGCGCTGCTGCCGGCGTTGGACGCCCTGGGTCGGTGGGCGCACGAGAACCTGCCCGCGGCGCCGCAGGCCGGCTGCTGA
- a CDS encoding DUF5999 family protein — protein sequence MCQHQPTCPSAEATDREAARVIACFREQGWSLLCNGVIVFEDTGELLPDGSTIAPHRGPARHALVA from the coding sequence ATGTGCCAGCACCAACCCACCTGCCCCTCCGCCGAGGCGACCGACCGCGAAGCCGCCCGGGTCATCGCCTGCTTCCGTGAGCAGGGCTGGAGCCTGCTCTGCAACGGTGTCATCGTCTTTGAGGACACCGGCGAACTGCTCCCCGACGGCAGCACCATCGCCCCGCACCGCGGCCCCGCCCGACACGCCCTCGTGGCCTGA
- a CDS encoding malonic semialdehyde reductase, whose protein sequence is MSEHLTLHPDAQAQLFTDARTANTFTDEPVTDEQLRAIYDLAKYPPTAANTQPLRVLYIRDGEPRERLLSHMAEGNRAKTAAAPVVAVLAADTDFHEHIPTVFPIRPQMRDGLAADPQGREQMARFNATLQIGYWLLAVRAAGLAAGPMAGFDNQGVDKDFFADNAWKSLLVVNLGKPGPDAWFPRLPRLDYDDVVRHA, encoded by the coding sequence ATGAGCGAGCACCTCACCCTCCACCCCGACGCCCAGGCACAACTGTTCACCGACGCCCGCACCGCCAACACCTTCACCGACGAACCCGTCACCGACGAACAACTCCGCGCCATCTACGACCTCGCCAAGTACCCACCCACCGCCGCCAACACCCAGCCCCTGCGGGTCCTCTACATCCGCGACGGCGAACCCCGCGAACGCCTCCTCAGCCACATGGCCGAAGGCAACCGCGCCAAGACCGCCGCCGCCCCCGTCGTCGCCGTCCTCGCCGCCGACACCGACTTCCACGAGCACATCCCCACCGTCTTCCCGATCCGCCCCCAGATGCGCGACGGCCTCGCCGCCGACCCCCAGGGCCGCGAACAGATGGCCCGCTTCAACGCCACCCTGCAGATCGGCTACTGGCTGCTCGCCGTCCGCGCCGCCGGCCTCGCCGCCGGACCCATGGCCGGCTTCGACAACCAGGGCGTCGACAAGGACTTCTTCGCCGACAACGCCTGGAAGTCCCTGCTCGTGGTCAACCTCGGCAAGCCCGGCCCCGACGCCTGGTTCCCCCGGCTGCCCCGCCTCGACTACGACGACGTCGTCCGCCACGCCTGA
- a CDS encoding chorismate-binding protein produces the protein MRKNGPDGVETLPHALIDVPAAPAGCRGRLVERARLQWWPADGGDPAALAQEFLVTHGVDVTDLGRPARHDPDGVCGAAFYLSAAAGALAVGAPPGPPSPVPALPELVVVVYGHAARAAHPGPVGRDPGWWLGDWRDSWTPRRHAEAVEAVRAAIGRGDVYQVNVVGHAAAAYSGDPRPALARLGALPGARYGGTLTGLGWAIGCASPETLVEVTDGRLVTRPIKGTRPATPAGRRELLASTKERAEHVMIVDLERNDLARVARTGTVRVDELFAVRRWCDLWQAESTVSAAVGDGLGLADLLRAVCPGGSVTGAPKRAALHEIAAREPVGRGAGMGALGWIAPGRIDLGLTIRTVAADTEQLHVWAGGGITWDSDPTAEVAEAAAKAAPLRALLAAS, from the coding sequence ATGAGGAAGAATGGGCCAGACGGCGTGGAAACGCTCCCACACGCGCTGATCGACGTACCGGCCGCTCCCGCGGGCTGCCGTGGCCGGCTCGTCGAGCGGGCCCGGCTGCAGTGGTGGCCGGCCGACGGCGGCGACCCGGCCGCCCTGGCGCAGGAGTTCCTGGTCACGCACGGTGTCGACGTGACCGACCTGGGCCGCCCCGCCCGGCACGACCCCGACGGCGTCTGCGGCGCCGCCTTCTACCTCTCCGCCGCGGCGGGCGCTCTGGCCGTCGGCGCGCCACCCGGCCCGCCCAGCCCCGTGCCCGCCCTGCCCGAGCTGGTCGTCGTCGTCTACGGGCACGCCGCGCGGGCCGCCCACCCCGGCCCCGTCGGCCGTGACCCGGGCTGGTGGCTGGGGGACTGGCGGGACAGCTGGACCCCCCGGCGGCACGCCGAGGCCGTCGAGGCGGTCCGCGCCGCCATCGGCCGCGGCGACGTCTATCAGGTCAACGTGGTCGGGCACGCCGCCGCCGCGTACAGCGGGGACCCCCGACCGGCCCTCGCGCGCCTCGGCGCCCTGCCCGGCGCCCGCTACGGCGGCACCCTCACCGGCCTCGGCTGGGCGATCGGCTGCGCCTCCCCGGAGACCCTCGTCGAGGTCACCGACGGACGGCTGGTCACCCGGCCGATCAAGGGCACCCGGCCGGCGACCCCCGCCGGGCGGCGCGAGCTGCTCGCCTCCACCAAGGAACGCGCCGAACACGTCATGATCGTCGACCTGGAGCGCAACGACCTGGCCCGGGTGGCCCGCACCGGCACCGTCCGGGTCGACGAGCTGTTCGCCGTACGCCGGTGGTGTGACCTGTGGCAGGCCGAGTCGACGGTCTCCGCGGCGGTCGGGGACGGTCTGGGCCTGGCCGACCTGCTGCGGGCGGTCTGCCCGGGCGGCTCGGTCACCGGCGCCCCGAAACGCGCCGCGCTGCACGAGATCGCCGCGCGGGAACCCGTCGGGCGGGGCGCCGGCATGGGCGCGCTCGGCTGGATCGCCCCCGGCCGGATCGACCTCGGGCTGACCATCCGCACCGTGGCCGCCGACACCGAACAGCTGCACGTGTGGGCCGGCGGCGGCATCACCTGGGACAGCGACCCGACCGCCGAGGTCGCCGAGGCCGCCGCGAAGGCCGCGCCGCTGCGCGCGCTGCTCGCCGCAAGCTGA
- the def gene encoding peptide deformylase: protein MTMRPIRIIGDPVLRSPCDPVTSFDADLRALVADLMDTLLGAPGRAGVAAPQIGVSAQVFVYDADGHRGHLVNPTLELSEELQDDDEGCLSIPGLYFPTPRAMHATARGFDQHGQPLTISGSGFLARALQHETDHLHGRLYVDTLRGDTRRKALREIRAGRFDSPSRQR, encoded by the coding sequence ATGACCATGCGCCCCATCCGGATCATCGGCGACCCCGTGCTGCGCAGCCCGTGCGACCCGGTGACCAGCTTCGACGCCGACCTGCGGGCCCTGGTCGCCGACCTGATGGACACCCTGCTCGGCGCACCCGGCCGGGCCGGCGTGGCCGCCCCCCAGATCGGCGTCAGCGCCCAGGTGTTCGTCTACGACGCCGACGGCCACCGCGGCCACCTGGTCAACCCCACCCTGGAACTGTCCGAGGAACTCCAGGACGACGACGAGGGCTGCCTGTCCATCCCCGGGCTCTATTTCCCGACCCCACGGGCCATGCACGCCACCGCCCGCGGGTTCGACCAGCACGGCCAGCCGCTGACCATCTCCGGCAGCGGCTTCCTGGCCCGCGCCCTCCAGCACGAGACCGACCACCTGCACGGCCGCCTCTACGTCGACACCCTGCGCGGCGACACCCGCCGCAAGGCGCTGCGGGAGATCCGCGCCGGCCGGTTCGACTCACCCAGCCGGCAACGCTGA
- a CDS encoding AAA family ATPase → MPTRRYVLTGAPGAGKTTILEHLRLRGRHVVPEAATDVIAAQQAAGCDEPWRRDDFLDLVVAEQARRQRTQPPGGIQVYDRSPLCTLALARYQGRPVSPALAAEVERIRGDGVYQRRVFLVQSLGFVTRTAARRISLAESLVFAALHEQVYSEYGHELVVVPPGTAAERADLIEEHLRRWSTPGEAPDQLYLT, encoded by the coding sequence ATGCCGACACGGCGGTACGTGCTGACCGGAGCGCCCGGGGCGGGCAAGACGACGATCCTGGAGCACCTGCGGCTGCGCGGACGGCACGTCGTCCCGGAGGCCGCCACGGACGTGATCGCCGCGCAGCAGGCCGCCGGCTGCGACGAACCCTGGCGCCGCGACGACTTCCTCGATCTGGTCGTCGCCGAGCAGGCCCGCCGCCAGCGAACGCAACCACCCGGCGGCATCCAGGTGTACGACCGCTCGCCGCTGTGCACCCTGGCGCTGGCCCGTTACCAGGGCCGCCCGGTGAGCCCGGCGCTGGCGGCGGAGGTGGAGCGGATCCGCGGCGACGGCGTCTACCAGCGACGGGTGTTCCTGGTCCAGTCGCTGGGTTTCGTCACGCGTACGGCGGCGCGGCGGATCAGCCTGGCCGAGTCCCTGGTCTTCGCCGCGCTGCACGAGCAGGTCTATTCGGAGTACGGCCACGAACTCGTCGTCGTACCGCCTGGAACGGCAGCCGAGCGGGCCGACCTGATCGAGGAGCACCTGCGCCGCTGGTCGACCCCGGGAGAGGCCCCCGATCAGCTTTACTTGACATAA
- a CDS encoding TetR/AcrR family transcriptional regulator, whose product MTIEYSGTGDPARSLALLWRTRERPSRRGGDLTVARIVHAAIEVADAEGLAALSMRRVAERLGVGTMSLYTHVPGKGELLDVMLDTVHGETARPDDVPGGWRGRLTQIARENFALHLRHPWLLQIATTRPPLGPQVTAKYEYELRAVDGIGLTDLEMDSVVTLVTSHVHGAVRGAVEAAQAAQRTGMTDAQWWQAHAPYLEKVLDPRRFPLAARVGTTAGQEYQAAADPHRAFEFGLARILDGIEVLVRDRDTTTGHTEPATDR is encoded by the coding sequence GTGACCATCGAGTACAGCGGCACCGGCGACCCGGCCCGCAGCCTCGCCCTGCTCTGGCGTACCCGGGAACGGCCCAGCCGCCGCGGCGGCGACCTCACCGTCGCCCGGATCGTGCACGCGGCCATCGAGGTCGCCGACGCCGAAGGACTCGCCGCGCTGTCCATGCGCCGCGTCGCCGAACGCCTCGGCGTCGGCACCATGTCCCTCTACACCCACGTACCCGGCAAGGGCGAACTGCTCGACGTCATGCTCGACACCGTCCACGGCGAAACCGCCCGCCCCGACGACGTGCCCGGCGGCTGGCGCGGCCGGCTCACCCAGATCGCCCGCGAGAACTTCGCGCTCCACCTGCGCCACCCGTGGCTGCTCCAGATCGCCACCACCCGCCCACCCCTGGGCCCCCAGGTCACCGCCAAGTACGAGTACGAACTGCGCGCCGTCGACGGCATCGGCCTCACCGACCTGGAGATGGACTCCGTCGTCACCCTCGTCACCAGCCACGTCCACGGCGCCGTACGCGGCGCGGTCGAGGCCGCCCAGGCCGCCCAACGCACCGGCATGACCGACGCGCAGTGGTGGCAGGCCCACGCCCCCTACCTGGAGAAGGTCCTCGACCCCCGACGCTTCCCCCTCGCCGCCCGCGTCGGCACCACCGCCGGGCAGGAGTACCAGGCCGCCGCCGACCCCCACCGGGCGTTCGAGTTCGGCCTCGCGCGGATCCTCGACGGCATCGAGGTCCTCGTCCGCGACCGCGACACGACGACCGGACACACCGAACCCGCGACGGACCGATAA
- a CDS encoding AraC-like ligand-binding domain-containing protein, whose amino-acid sequence MLPNQVVDTTLVPAAQRFDFWHALVAQETAPAHISSPHLHDFRAYARAVDLDRITLTALRYPSLDTIRPATLVRRHEADVYLVALPVAGRSALVQDRQEVQLSEASEFTFLDASRPHVASHRATGPEPLDNLTVQIPHHELPLPPDRVRRLLAARLRADRGMGALLAQHVRRIARHPEQYAPTDAPVLARVTLDLVSATLAQHLGRSGDLPVEVRQNALRARVDAFIDRHLGDAALTPATVAAAHHLSLRSLHRLFADGDLTVAATIRSRRLDRCRRDLADPLLAELSVRAVAARWGFADQAHFSRAFRAAYGCSPRAWRDAARR is encoded by the coding sequence GTGCTACCGAATCAGGTCGTCGACACCACGCTGGTGCCGGCGGCGCAGCGCTTCGACTTCTGGCACGCGTTGGTCGCGCAGGAGACCGCGCCCGCCCACATCAGCAGCCCACACCTGCACGACTTCCGCGCCTACGCCCGGGCCGTCGACCTGGACCGGATCACCCTGACCGCGCTGCGCTACCCCTCGCTGGACACCATCCGGCCGGCCACCCTGGTCCGCCGGCACGAGGCGGACGTCTACCTGGTGGCGCTGCCGGTGGCCGGGCGCAGCGCGCTGGTCCAGGACCGGCAGGAGGTGCAGCTGAGCGAGGCGTCGGAGTTCACCTTCCTGGACGCCTCCCGCCCGCACGTGGCAAGCCACCGGGCGACCGGACCGGAACCGCTGGACAACCTCACGGTGCAGATCCCGCACCACGAGCTGCCCCTGCCGCCGGACCGGGTGCGCCGGCTGCTCGCCGCGCGGCTGCGCGCCGACCGGGGGATGGGCGCGCTGCTGGCCCAGCACGTGCGTCGCATCGCCCGGCACCCCGAGCAGTACGCCCCCACCGACGCGCCGGTGCTGGCGCGGGTGACGCTGGACCTGGTGTCGGCGACCCTGGCGCAGCACCTCGGCCGCAGCGGTGACCTGCCGGTCGAGGTGCGCCAGAACGCCCTGCGCGCCCGCGTCGACGCGTTCATCGACCGGCACCTCGGCGACGCGGCGCTGACCCCGGCGACGGTGGCCGCCGCGCACCACCTGTCGCTGCGCTCCCTGCACCGGCTCTTCGCCGACGGCGACCTGACCGTGGCGGCCACGATCCGCTCGCGGCGGCTGGACCGCTGCCGCCGCGACCTGGCCGACCCGCTGCTGGCCGAGCTGTCGGTGCGGGCCGTCGCCGCCCGGTGGGGCTTCGCCGACCAGGCGCACTTCAGTCGGGCGTTCCGTGCCGCGTACGGGTGCTCGCCGCGCGCCTGGCGCGACGCCGCCCGGCGGTGA
- a CDS encoding GNAT family N-acetyltransferase produces MGAREPARGAAGRLLTAMPVRAEHDRAVLAALLARDPVLHAYQLGDLDDFFWPYTSWFRRGDQVALLYHGVELPTLLAFAAPGDAGELAALLVELAPVLPARLWAHLSPGLSAALTERFDVTAAAEHHRMALTDPARLTAVAPAGQVLDGADLPALLDLYAVAYPGNWFDPRMLDTGQYVGVRDGDELVAVAGVHVWSPTWRVAALGNVTTHPRMRGRGLAGAAVAALCVRLRDTVDHVTLNVRADNLAAVRLYERLGFTRVADFVECGLEFRR; encoded by the coding sequence GTGGGCGCACGAGAACCTGCCCGCGGCGCCGCAGGCCGGCTGCTGACCGCGATGCCGGTCCGCGCCGAGCACGACCGTGCCGTCCTGGCCGCCCTGCTGGCGCGGGATCCGGTGCTGCACGCCTACCAGCTCGGTGATCTGGACGACTTCTTCTGGCCGTACACGTCGTGGTTCCGGCGGGGTGACCAGGTGGCGCTGCTGTACCACGGGGTGGAGCTGCCGACGTTGCTGGCGTTCGCGGCGCCCGGGGACGCCGGGGAGCTGGCGGCGCTGCTGGTGGAGCTGGCGCCGGTGTTGCCGGCGCGGCTGTGGGCGCACCTGTCCCCCGGCCTGTCGGCGGCGTTGACCGAGCGGTTCGACGTGACGGCGGCGGCCGAGCATCACCGGATGGCGTTGACCGATCCGGCGCGGCTGACCGCGGTGGCCCCGGCCGGGCAGGTGCTGGACGGCGCGGACCTGCCCGCTCTGCTGGACCTCTACGCGGTCGCGTATCCCGGCAACTGGTTCGACCCGCGGATGCTGGACACCGGTCAGTACGTGGGTGTTCGTGACGGCGACGAGCTGGTGGCGGTGGCCGGGGTGCACGTGTGGTCGCCGACCTGGCGGGTCGCCGCGCTCGGCAACGTCACCACCCATCCCCGGATGCGTGGGCGGGGCCTGGCGGGCGCGGCGGTGGCGGCGCTCTGTGTCCGGCTGCGTGACACCGTCGACCACGTCACGCTGAACGTGCGGGCGGACAATCTGGCCGCGGTGCGGCTGTACGAGCGGCTCGGGTTCACCCGGGTCGCGGATTTCGTGGAGTGCGGGCTCGAGTTCCGGCGGTGA
- a CDS encoding tyrosine-type recombinase/integrase has product MHDKTGESLAALIEEFLTARTTRKPSPHTLAAYRRDLLAVARLVAEDATPPLPLDEVPVTALSPRVMRSAFARFATPRAAASVHRAWSTWNSFFTFLVAEGVVPGNPMPAVGRPRTPLPQPKPLRGEDTPEELLAAVARDDGRQRDPWPERDLAVLALALCAGLRLSELLALRVSSLAGRDGERRVDVWGKGGRPRSVPIEAGVDRVLADYLDSRGRRFGARSVRPDSPLLVDRRGEPLRRGGLQYLVESCYRRAGIGDRVPRGARLHALRHTFATRLAEDGASAAEIMRLLGHASLASSQTYIEVTAGQQRAAVAANRTNRALAGLVEGRGAADGGR; this is encoded by the coding sequence ATGCATGACAAAACGGGCGAATCGCTTGCAGCGCTGATCGAGGAGTTCCTGACCGCCCGGACCACCCGCAAGCCCTCCCCCCACACCCTGGCCGCCTACCGGCGGGACCTGCTCGCCGTCGCGCGACTCGTCGCGGAGGACGCCACCCCTCCCCTGCCGCTGGACGAGGTGCCGGTCACCGCCCTCTCCCCCCGGGTCATGCGGTCGGCGTTCGCCCGGTTCGCCACTCCCCGCGCCGCCGCCTCCGTACACCGCGCCTGGTCCACCTGGAACAGCTTCTTCACGTTCCTGGTCGCCGAGGGGGTCGTGCCGGGCAACCCGATGCCGGCGGTGGGGCGTCCCCGCACGCCGCTCCCCCAGCCCAAGCCCCTGCGCGGCGAGGACACCCCCGAGGAGCTGCTCGCGGCGGTGGCCCGCGACGACGGCCGGCAGCGCGACCCGTGGCCGGAGCGGGACCTGGCGGTGCTGGCGCTGGCGCTCTGCGCCGGGTTGCGCCTGTCGGAGCTGCTGGCGTTGCGGGTGTCGTCGCTGGCCGGCCGGGACGGCGAGCGGCGGGTCGACGTCTGGGGCAAGGGTGGGCGACCCCGCAGCGTGCCGATCGAGGCCGGGGTGGACCGGGTGCTGGCGGACTATCTGGACAGTCGTGGGCGTCGGTTCGGGGCGCGCAGTGTGCGGCCGGACTCGCCGCTGCTGGTGGACCGGCGGGGTGAGCCGTTGCGCCGGGGTGGCCTGCAGTACCTGGTGGAGTCGTGTTACCGGCGGGCGGGCATCGGTGACCGGGTGCCGCGGGGGGCGCGGTTGCACGCGTTGCGGCACACCTTCGCGACCCGGTTGGCGGAGGACGGGGCGAGCGCGGCGGAGATCATGCGGTTGCTGGGGCATGCGTCGTTGGCGTCGTCGCAGACGTACATCGAGGTGACGGCGGGTCAGCAGCGGGCGGCGGTGGCGGCGAACCGCACGAATCGGGCGTTGGCGGGTCTGGTGGAGGGGCGCGGGGCGGCGGACGGTGGCCGGTGA
- a CDS encoding endonuclease/exonuclease/phosphatase family protein, protein MRLATFNLLHGRSLTDGLVDPDRLTAAVTALDADVLALQEVDRDQTRSGNLDLTAIAARALDAPEHRFAAAVVGTPGEQFRPLTHDDDGHGEPLYGVGLISRHPVRTWQVTRLRPAPVRSPIYVPGPGGGLILLRDEPRVVLAAVLDTPHGPLTVAATHLSFVPGWNILQLRRVVRALRALPAPRILLGDLNLPAGPAALLTRWHPLGRRPTYPAGQPRVQLDHILADRHGLDRLPPVTAVDTPLSAISDHRPLVVDLG, encoded by the coding sequence GTGCGCCTGGCCACCTTCAACCTGCTGCACGGACGATCCCTCACCGACGGACTCGTCGACCCCGACCGGCTCACCGCCGCCGTCACCGCCCTCGACGCCGACGTCCTCGCCCTCCAGGAAGTCGACCGCGACCAGACCCGCAGCGGCAACCTCGACCTCACCGCCATCGCCGCCCGCGCCCTCGACGCCCCCGAACACCGCTTCGCCGCCGCCGTCGTCGGCACCCCCGGCGAACAGTTCCGCCCCCTCACCCACGACGACGACGGCCACGGCGAACCCCTCTACGGCGTCGGCCTCATCAGCCGCCACCCCGTACGCACCTGGCAGGTCACCCGACTACGCCCCGCCCCCGTCCGCTCACCCATCTACGTCCCCGGACCCGGCGGCGGCCTCATCCTCCTACGCGACGAACCCCGCGTCGTCCTCGCCGCCGTCCTCGACACCCCCCACGGCCCCCTCACCGTCGCCGCCACCCACCTGTCCTTCGTCCCCGGCTGGAACATCCTGCAACTGCGCCGCGTCGTCCGCGCCCTGCGCGCCCTGCCCGCACCCCGGATCCTCCTCGGCGACCTCAACCTCCCCGCCGGCCCCGCCGCCCTGCTCACCCGCTGGCACCCCCTCGGCCGCCGCCCCACCTACCCGGCCGGACAACCCCGCGTGCAGCTCGACCACATCCTCGCCGACCGCCACGGCCTCGACCGGCTCCCACCCGTCACCGCCGTCGACACCCCACTGTCGGCCATCTCCGACCACCGACCCCTCGTCGTCGACCTCGGCTAG
- the pip gene encoding prolyl aminopeptidase, whose amino-acid sequence MYPPIEPYDHGMLDVGDGQRLYWETCGNPDGRPALVVHGGPGSGATPGWRRHFDPTAYRIVLFDQRGCGRSTPSAADPTVDLATNTTAHLLADMELLRAHLGIDRWLLHGASWGSSLALAYAQRHPARVTALMLFSVVANTDREIEWLTRDMGRIFPAEWARFRAGVPEADRDGDLSAAYARLVNDPDPRVRERAARDWCDWEDVHVSLAGGHRPSPRFADPVFRYGFARLVTHYFAHRGFLPDGQLLRDAGRLAGIPGVLVQGRLDVSGPPDIAWQLTQGWPDARLEIVEGGGHGTGHGMTERVVAALDSFARA is encoded by the coding sequence ATGTATCCACCGATCGAGCCGTACGACCACGGGATGCTCGACGTCGGCGACGGGCAGCGCCTCTACTGGGAGACCTGCGGCAATCCCGACGGCCGGCCCGCGCTGGTGGTGCACGGCGGCCCCGGCTCGGGCGCCACCCCCGGCTGGCGTCGGCACTTCGACCCGACCGCCTACCGGATCGTCCTGTTCGACCAGCGCGGCTGCGGCCGCAGCACCCCGTCGGCCGCCGACCCGACCGTCGACCTGGCCACGAACACCACCGCACACCTGCTGGCCGACATGGAGCTGCTGCGCGCGCACCTGGGCATCGACCGGTGGCTGCTGCACGGCGCGTCCTGGGGTTCCTCGCTCGCCCTGGCGTACGCCCAGCGGCACCCGGCGCGGGTCACCGCGCTGATGCTGTTCAGCGTGGTGGCGAACACCGACCGGGAGATCGAGTGGCTCACCCGGGACATGGGGCGGATCTTCCCCGCCGAGTGGGCCCGCTTCCGCGCCGGCGTGCCCGAGGCCGACCGCGACGGTGACCTGTCCGCCGCGTACGCCCGCCTGGTGAACGATCCGGACCCGCGGGTGCGGGAGCGGGCCGCCCGCGACTGGTGCGACTGGGAGGACGTACACGTCTCACTCGCCGGCGGGCACCGGCCCAGCCCCCGGTTCGCCGACCCGGTGTTCCGGTACGGGTTCGCCCGGCTGGTCACCCACTACTTCGCCCACCGCGGGTTCCTGCCCGACGGGCAGCTGCTGCGCGATGCCGGCCGGCTCGCCGGCATCCCGGGCGTGCTGGTGCAGGGCCGCCTCGACGTCAGCGGCCCACCGGACATCGCGTGGCAGCTCACCCAGGGCTGGCCGGACGCCCGGCTGGAGATCGTCGAGGGCGGCGGCCACGGCACCGGGCACGGGATGACCGAACGGGTCGTGGCGGCGTTGGACTCCTTCGCGCGGGCCTGA